The sequence below is a genomic window from Acetivibrio clariflavus DSM 19732.
AGAACGACCTTGAAATTCCTTAGCCAGCTTAAGGTATGACTTACACATCTTGAAGAATACCTCTATGTCCCAGCGTTTTCCGTATATCCTGATTATCTCTGTTTCGGGAAGACTAGTATCTGTAGATATGAGAGCTAGCCATTTACTCTTGTTTCTTCGGTCACGGACAAAGACAATTTTTGCCGGAATGTGGTTTCCTTCTTTATCGTGTAATTCTACCATAACTGAAGCAAGGTATTTTGATCTTCCTCTACGTTTCCTGACAGTTCGGTATATCTCTCTCAATGATTTTTTTTCACCATTGAAGTTATAGTAAATCTTGGGAGTATCCTTTACCATAGCTATCACATTAAGATTCATCTTACAAATTTTGATAATAGTAGCCGGAAAGGAGAACCAACTGTCAAATAAAACATATTTTGCTTTAATACCGGTAGCAACTGCTTGTTCCAGCATAGACAGAGCAGATTCCGGTGAAGTGGCTAAGGCATTCTGTCGGCGTTTAAAACCAACGGTTCTTTTATCTATAGTATTTTTCGCTGGATTAATGCAAACCCTTGGATTTGTTGAACTTAAAAGGTTGAAGGCCACAGGAATAAATGAATTACCGTCTGTCCAACCAAGTGTAAGCATACGAAAGCCTTTTTTATTCTTATTGCCGTCAGCATGATCTTTGACCCAACTTAAAAGCTCAACTGACTTGCTTCTTGTCCTACTGTAGAAGGAATCGTCAATTACAAAGGCATCAACCCGTTCATCTGACGTTAATCTATCGATATGATGATTTATGACCTTTGCAGAAAGCAAATATAAAAATCTTTGCCAGTTGATATGTATGGAATTTAAGAATCTGTAGACCACATCCCTTGCAAATGGTATATCAAAGCTTTCTGCTTTATAGTTCATAAACAGATTTTTGCCTGTAAAAACAAGTTCAAACAGTACTTTGAATACCGTAAGACAAGGAATACCTTTATCTTTATATGCGTTTGACTTTTTTAACAGATAGCCTACAGAAAACATTTTGAAAAAGTTATCAACTGTCAAAGAAAATCTATTTTCTTCCTTAACCTTCTGTGATACAATAGACATGTTCAAGAACCTCCAAATTGTCGATTTAATAGGGTTTGGGTACTTCTATTATATCACATAGAAGGGGGTTCTTGTACTTTTTTATTGCCCAAATCTATTGATTTTTCAATGTTCAGTGCACATTATTCACGTGCGAAAGTTGATTTATTTATTTTAAAATGCTCTTCTAAATAGTGAGTACTGTACCTCTCTAATATATGATATTCACCCCAGTATTCACCATCTATAAAAAGAATACATGGTTTTGACTTTTGCGTTGATATACTACGGTTAGAAACTAAACTTTGCAAAAAGCCCTCTTTATAGTTACATGCACGTAAAATAAATGATTTTGGGAAAGATAGCTCATTAAATAATGGAGTCAATAACCTATTATTACCATCATAAAATTTCCTTGCAAACACATTAAAACTTTTTTGTTGAAAGTTTCGAGAACCAGCACCTCGTATTCTTATGCCAAGCTTTTGTTCAAGAACTAAATTCCCTTTATCAAAATAACTGATTTCTGCGGGCCTCTCCCAAAGAAATCCTCTATTTTTCCAATTCAAAAAAGGTGCTTCGCCTTCTTTTTTACCAAGTTCCCATTCCTTATAATCAATCCCTTTAACATAAATACCTTTCTCTTCATCAAATAAATTATCTGGTTCTGTAACTAGAGAAATCACATTAGTATTCTTATATTTATCTAATCCTACAAAATAACTTTTTGTTACAATCTCACTACTATTACCATCTTTGTCATAAGCAATTGCCCTTATAATAGTTGCTTTATCAACTAATTCATTTGGAAACTTTTCTTTATAAATAGTTGTATCTTTTTTCATCCGATAAACATTCTCATTAGGAGTCGCATCTTTTACTAAAATAGGTCCTTCATACTTTATTGAATTTTTATTCGGTTCTGTACTATCTAGAGTATAATATATCTCTGTATCAGACTCAGATTCCAAATATAACATAAACGGATTACTATAAAACCCAGAATTGGCAGAAAAAACAGGAGGTTTAACAGTAACAAATTCTTTATTTTCTTCCAACGGAGTTCCTTTAGTAATTTTATAAACAACTTCATTATTTACTTCAAATCTGCTATAAGATTCATTACCTTTTAATTCTGGGTAAGTTATTCTATCTATAATTTTTCCAGTAGGAAGTGTAAGATATATAGATTCGCCTTTTGAAGTCAACTTAAAATTAGCATATAATATATTTGTATCAAAGCTTTCTAAAACTTCATCTCCAACTGCATATACAACTAAATACCCATTTGGTTTAATTTCAACATCTCCAAAGGTATATTTAAATAAATCAGTCTTTTTATCTGATAATCCAAATCCCAATAAATTGATAGTTCTATCAGTAGGATTATATAACTCTATCCAATCAAAACAATCACCATTTTCATCAGGCAAAAGGCTATCATTAGCGCCACATACCTCATTAATTACAATATTAGGCATTAAGTAGCTTGTCGGTTCAACATAATTATCACTCTTTATCATACCGCAATGCTTACATTTGTATAATGTATGCCCGTACTCTTTTTCAGTTGGTTCAACAGTCTTATATTTTTCAAAATGATGTATTTTAGATGTAAAATAAAAGTCCCCTATATAAAAAGTAATTGGTATAAGTAAAGAAACTATAATAGCAATAATTCTTCTTTTCTTTTTCATAGCTTCCATATTCAATTAATAAATAAACTCCCCTCTCTAATATATTGATTTTTTGTTGACAAAATTTCTCATATATAACTACTAGTATTATATTTTTACTTATATCTAATGTCAATTATATATGGTTTATTTTGTCTATTTTATTATATTAAAACCAATAAAAGTTTGCAAAAATAATATTTTTCAAAAAAAAACCTTTACTTTGATAATAAAAAACAAAGGTAATTATATCAAACAAATTCTAAATTCATTTACTAAAATAAAATATATGAATTTAGTAAGCATCTTTTCCTTTTAATACAACCAATATAGTTTTCAAAATTATTTTAATATCCAGCCATAATGACCATTCATCTATGTATTGAGTATCTAAACTTACAACTTCTTCAAAGTCCGTTATATTGCTTCTTCCATTTACCTGCCACATCCCAGTAAGACCAGGCTTGAAACTTATTCTCCTTCTATGATAATTTTCATATTTACTTACTTCATCAATTGTAGGTGGTCGTGTTCCTACAAGACTCATATCTCCTTTTAATACATTAAAAAATTGCGGTAGCTCGTCAAGGCTTGTCTTTCTCAAAAACTTACCAACTTTCGTAACTCTAGGATCGGACTTTATTTTAAACATTAATCCACCGCATACCTCATTTTGTTTCATAAGTTCTTTCTTTCTCTCTTCAGCATCCACATACATTGTCCTGAACTTATATATCTTAAAAATTCTACCGTTTAGCCCAACTCTTTCCTGCGTGAAAATAGCCGGTCCAGGAGAAGTTAGCTTAATTGCAGGAACTATAAATATTGATGCAATTCCTGTAATAATAAGACCAACAATTGCACCTATAATGTCTACTAGTCGCTTCATTGCAAGTTCAAAAGTATTTACACTTACAGAATGGAAAGTTATTACCGGTAAAGTGCCTATGTATTCCATATAAGTCTTTGCTATTTTTAAATCATACAAGTCAACAACCATCTTTACTGTAATACCCATCTCTTCGCACAGATGAACATATTTTCCGAACTCACCTGCATAACCGGTAGGCAATGTAAATATGACCTGATCCACAGGATTACTTTTCAATATATTTTCTAAATCATCTATGTATCCCAAAGTTTTTTTACTTTTAAAAGGTTTGTTGTTGTAAATGCTAACGTAACCTATTACGTTAATTTTTACATTCGTTTTTCTAATATAATAAGCATATTCCAAAGCTTTTTCAGGTACTCCCACGAAAATTACGTTTGCAGCATTAATGCTGCGGAATTTATTGATGAAATAGATATATATCATTCTCTCAATAACTGTAATAAAAACAGTGGTTATTATAAAGTTTACAAATAAAGTTTTGCTGCACATGGTTTCTTTTACGAAAAACATTACAAAGGTAAGAAACATTCCGGAAACAAATGAAGAGAATAAAATATTTCTGATAATCCTGTCATTATAATTAAAAGTAGTCTTATTGTACATATCAAGGCTCATCATAATCAATATCCATATAGGTATAAAAACAATAGGAACCCATATAAATTCCGAAATTCTATTTAATTTATCTAAATTTGAAGAAATATGATATGCTACAATATATGACAGAATCAAAAAAATTACATCAAGAAAGAATTGACCTAAATTAGCATAAGCTAGTTTGTTAGACTTGTACATATTTTTCCCCCTTGATAGTACAGAAATTATAAATAAATAATTGACTAGAAATACGCAAATATCCCTAAATCTTTAGCAAAAATAAAAGCTATATAAATTATTGATCTGAATTATAAAATCTTAGTATATGATTTGAATAACTCTATACTTTCCTTTTCCATAAAATAAAAAAACAAATAAAATAATCTATATAATTTCTCTTTCTTTTATAGCTAAAAGTATTATATCATACTTTTCACAACAATCCACTATTTTTACTAAAAAATTATTACAACTCTTAAAAAATACAAGATAAATAATATTATCTTTAATTTTAGTTAATTACTAGAAACTAAAATTTGGTGTCGTAGATAGACTATTCAAAAAATTTTTAGATTTATATATTATTTATGAAGGACAAAATGGGAATGTAAGTAATTTTGTGTATCATAATTTATGTAATCCTTCTTTAGCAAGTAAATTTTAGTTGACAAGGTTTACAGAATATTGTTTTTTATTGCCTTTTCATTATATATTATTGCCGGATTTGTTAAGTTTTATACATAAACTTGATTAAATCTGGCAATAATCATTTATAATGGTCAGTATTAGCCTTTTAAACCTATATTTTTAATTTTGTGAGGTCTAGCCCATCCGGCGATGAGGATGAGCCCTTGAGGGCGGTGGGGGTGAATGCTCTTAAATATACTCTTCCAGCCTACCTGGATATTGGATTACCAATTGGCTAAGTACTCTATCCCAGTTTTTGTAACGTTGTGTCCATTTTTTTACTACATTCATTGATGCTAAATATAAAATCTTTTCTAGTGAACTGTCTGTTGGAAATATTGTTTTTGTTTTTGTGACCTTACAAAACTGACGATGTAGTCCTTCAATTATATTTGTAGTATAAATTATTTTTCGTATTTCTTCTGGAAATTTGAAAAATGGACTTATAACATCCCAGTTATTTTCCCAACTACGTATTACAAAAGGATATTCCTTTCCCCACTTTTCTTTAAGTTCATAAAGTTTTTCTAATGCTATTTCTTCATTAATAGCATGATATACTTCTTTGAAATCATTACTAAATGCTTTTAGGTCTTTGTA
It includes:
- a CDS encoding sugar transferase: MYKSNKLAYANLGQFFLDVIFLILSYIVAYHISSNLDKLNRISEFIWVPIVFIPIWILIMMSLDMYNKTTFNYNDRIIRNILFSSFVSGMFLTFVMFFVKETMCSKTLFVNFIITTVFITVIERMIYIYFINKFRSINAANVIFVGVPEKALEYAYYIRKTNVKINVIGYVSIYNNKPFKSKKTLGYIDDLENILKSNPVDQVIFTLPTGYAGEFGKYVHLCEEMGITVKMVVDLYDLKIAKTYMEYIGTLPVITFHSVSVNTFELAMKRLVDIIGAIVGLIITGIASIFIVPAIKLTSPGPAIFTQERVGLNGRIFKIYKFRTMYVDAEERKKELMKQNEVCGGLMFKIKSDPRVTKVGKFLRKTSLDELPQFFNVLKGDMSLVGTRPPTIDEVSKYENYHRRRISFKPGLTGMWQVNGRSNITDFEEVVSLDTQYIDEWSLWLDIKIILKTILVVLKGKDAY
- a CDS encoding FN3 associated domain-containing protein produces the protein MEAMKKKRRIIAIIVSLLIPITFYIGDFYFTSKIHHFEKYKTVEPTEKEYGHTLYKCKHCGMIKSDNYVEPTSYLMPNIVINEVCGANDSLLPDENGDCFDWIELYNPTDRTINLLGFGLSDKKTDLFKYTFGDVEIKPNGYLVVYAVGDEVLESFDTNILYANFKLTSKGESIYLTLPTGKIIDRITYPELKGNESYSRFEVNNEVVYKITKGTPLEENKEFVTVKPPVFSANSGFYSNPFMLYLESESDTEIYYTLDSTEPNKNSIKYEGPILVKDATPNENVYRMKKDTTIYKEKFPNELVDKATIIRAIAYDKDGNSSEIVTKSYFVGLDKYKNTNVISLVTEPDNLFDEEKGIYVKGIDYKEWELGKKEGEAPFLNWKNRGFLWERPAEISYFDKGNLVLEQKLGIRIRGAGSRNFQQKSFNVFARKFYDGNNRLLTPLFNELSFPKSFILRACNYKEGFLQSLVSNRSISTQKSKPCILFIDGEYWGEYHILERYSTHYLEEHFKINKSTFARE
- a CDS encoding IS4 family transposase; its protein translation is MSIVSQKVKEENRFSLTVDNFFKMFSVGYLLKKSNAYKDKGIPCLTVFKVLFELVFTGKNLFMNYKAESFDIPFARDVVYRFLNSIHINWQRFLYLLSAKVINHHIDRLTSDERVDAFVIDDSFYSRTRSKSVELLSWVKDHADGNKNKKGFRMLTLGWTDGNSFIPVAFNLLSSTNPRVCINPAKNTIDKRTVGFKRRQNALATSPESALSMLEQAVATGIKAKYVLFDSWFSFPATIIKICKMNLNVIAMVKDTPKIYYNFNGEKKSLREIYRTVRKRRGRSKYLASVMVELHDKEGNHIPAKIVFVRDRRNKSKWLALISTDTSLPETEIIRIYGKRWDIEVFFKMCKSYLKLAKEFQGRSYDMMVAHTTIVFSRYIMLAVENRNNTDLRTIGTLFYYCCDELEDIKFHEALQLIIEALKTTLQEKLLLTKETVNEFLNYFVTCLPVHIKAKLSVVSCES